In candidate division WOR-3 bacterium, the sequence CTCTTTTGCAGAATACAAAAATTTTTCATTCGTAAAATTTTTATTACTTATTAATAAACAACGTTATTTTAAAGACAACTCTCTCTTTAGGCTTTTCCATTAAAAACTTCTCTTTTTTATTTGACATTTTTAGAAATTTTATTATAATTAAAGAGATGAAAAATAAAAATATTTTTATTCTCTTTTTATCTCTTTCTCTTTTAGGAAAAACAGATGGAACAACAGGCCTTCCTCTTGGAGGTGTAGGAACAGGAGCTATAAAATATAGCGCTTGTAGTGGAAAATTTACGGCAAATTTTCGAACCCCTACCAGAAATGGAGATTATCAGAACTTACCGAATACACAATTTCAACTATTCACTCAAAGAGGAGATTCAATATTGACTTGTGCCTTATTGAAAGCCCAAGAGATTAATGGAAGGGTAGATGATGATGCAGTTTTTCCTCTACATTGGGTAAACTTTGGAAAATGGAATAATGTAGGTGTAAAAATGACTGCCTATCTCCCCTATTACCCCGATTCTCTACCACTATTATGTCATCCAGGAGCAACATTTGAGTTTACAGTTGAAAATTTAGAAAGCTCTTATGTAACAGTCGCCATTGCCTTTCAAATCAATACACCTATTACACCAGTTGGAATCCCCGACACAGGACTTTTAGCAAGCGATTCATCTCTTGAACTCTGTCTTATTGGGAAAATACATAATGGTTCAGGTAATCTAACCTATGGAAATGACACCGGCTTTTTTACAAGTGGTCTTTGCAACAACACTCTTACGGGAACAACAAACCGTGTTGCAATAAGAGTCTCATTATCTTCATATGAAAAAAGAAGCCTTCGTTTTATTCTTGCATGGTACAAACCCAACGAAAAAGAACACTACCAATACACTAACTTCTGGAATAATGCTAAAGAGGTAGCTATCTCAGCGCTTCACAATTTTGATGCTTTTAAGAGTAAGGCTGAAGAACTAGTACTAAGAATGCGAAGTTCTAATCTACCTGAGTGGCTTATTGATCAAACTCTTAACTCAACAATTAATCTTATCAATAACAGTGTTTATTTTCAAGATGGTCGGTATTGCCACACTGAGGGACAGTGGAGTCCTGAAGGGACTATGGACCAAATGTGGCATGCAAGACAAATTTATACAATGATAAATCCCAATCTTGCCTGGCAGGAATTAAAATGGTGGGCCAGAACTCAACATATAATGAACTATCCTGGCCAAATTCATCACGATTTTGGAACAAATTTTAATTACTGCGAATGGGACGATACAGAACATCCTGATTACCGACCTATATATGAGTGGGTTGATTTGAATTGTGGGTTTATAATTTCTGTTTACGAGGCATTTATCGCAACCGCAGATTTGGATAAACTTTCTTATTTCTGGCCTTATCTAAAAAAAGCTGGGGAACGAATCCTTACCCAGGTCCAACTCTATGGGAGCTCAGAGTATCCTTATACTTTTGAAAGCTCTTTAAGTACCTACGATGCTGGTGGTAATTCCCAAGCTTACAATACTGGTCTATCAATTGTGGCTTATCAAATTATGAGTTATTTGGCAAAGATTATGGGAGAAGTGGAAATAGCAAGTATTTACCAAAATGCTTTTGAAGTCGCAGTGGAAAATTTTGAAAAGAGATGGTTAGATAACACTTATCCTTGTGGAATTTATTGTGAGAGTGCTTTAGGTGGTCCGTGGATTGCCAATTTCTTAAAATTCGATCCTTTCTGGGAGAAACAAAAATTGGACGCTCTTTATTATACACTTTTTAATTATTACGATCCTTTAAATAAAGGTCTAGGTTATCCAAATGGTTCTTACTCAGAATGGCAACCTTATCTCGTTGGGCATTTTGGAGGATTTTCTTTACAAACTCGTCGCTCTAATATATGGCTTCGGCTCCAAAAAGATATGTATGAACGAAACTATCTCAACAGAAATCTTGTGTTTAATGAACAGCTTGGAATTCCTCCAAAGGTTTCTTTGCCAACCTGGATAGCTACAAGTTCCTCTGGAACCAATCAGTATATTAGCATTCCTGTTTTATGGCGTAATTATTACAACTTAATAGGCTTTCATTACAACAAATATTCAAAAGAATTGTGGCTTGAACCCATTCTCTTTGACTCGTTAAATCACGAACTCCAAAATGCTCTAATAATCACTCCGGATGGTTATGCAAAAATAAGTTACACTACCTATGGTGATTCCTATCAAAATCAACAAATTGTTTTCATTCCGGACAACTCAATAGAGGTTTCATCTATTTATGTATGGGATCTGTATACCGATTCTATAGATATAGTCCAAGTAAATGGAATAAAGACTACCTATCTCCGCACTGGAAATGGAGATCAATCTCATTTAAAAATAAATTGGTCTGGAACAATAACCAATAGCGGCATTACCATTAAAATTGAGGGGAAAGCGAAACCAAGCATAGGAATTCCAGAACCTCCAGAAAATTTAAGAGGACTTACCTTAAATTCAAGTCAAATTCTCTTATCATGGAGTCCTGTAGAGGGAGAGAACATAGGTTATATTGTAGAGATAAACACAAAGGAAGGTTTTAAAACCCTCGATACAACCTCTGATACATCTTATTTGGAAACAGGTCTATTAAAAAACACAGCTTATAAATATCGGATTCGTTCATATAATACCCAACACATTTCTAATCCTACTAACGAACTTTTAGTGACAACAAAGGATGGAGGAAATGGCGAGGTAATTTTTGCCATAAATTCAGGAGGCGAAACTTATTTATCGAAAGATGGAATAGAATATATAAACGATGCTACCACAGGATGGGTTTCTGGTGGCTCTATTTACTCTACAACAAATCCTATAGAAGGCACTTTAGACGATAAACTTTACCAGAGCGAACGCTATGGCGATTTTAGTTATAATATTCCTCTTGAAAATGGTTTTTACGAGTTGGTATTAAAATTTGCCGAAATATATTGGGAAAATCCTGGAAGTAGAATATTTCATGTTGAGGCCGAAGGGGAACATCTCATCCGGAATCTAGACCTTCTTTTTAGGACAGAGAAGAATACAGCTTACGATGTGGTTATACCCGTAGAATTAAAAGACGGCGAACTAAACATTAATTTTATCACAAAAATTAATAATGCAAAATTAAGTGCTATGGAAATCAGAAAAGGAGAAGGAAATGTAAACAATCCCGACTCTTCCCAAATTCCTAAGCAATATTTTATCAAACAAAACTACCCAAATCCATTCAACTCAATCACTAATATTGACTTTGGCTTACCAGAAGAAACCCAAGTCAAAATAACCATTTACAATCTAATAGGGGAAAAATTGGCTATTATATTGGACGAGAAAAAAGAGGCCGGATACCATTCTATTACCTTCTCAGGAGCAAATCTTCCGAAAGGGGTTTATTTCTACAAAATCGAAGCAAACAATTTTTCCCAAACAAAAAAATTAATCCTAATTAAATAAAACCTATCTTATTAAACTTCATCTTTTAAAATACAAGTTATTTAATATCAAGCAATTAAATGTCTTAAGTTAATATATCAGTATAGCAAAACAAATAAAGGGTTTAATACGTTTTTAGCAATAAATCTGTTTAACTAGTTTATTTTTAATAAAATTCAGTAATCTTTTTCTTTATATACAAGAGGTTCATATTCTTTTCTTATAAACTCAGCTGCAACAATTTTTCCAACAATTAACTTTGTATCGTTGTAATCAAAAACTTTTTCTACCTCACAGTCGAATACCGCAATACAATCATTTAGAAGAGGAGAACCTGTCTTAAGTGTATGATAAGCTATATTTTTAAATTTATCAACTTTTTTACTTGATTGCCTACCAAATTTTCTAGCAATTTCTTCCTGTCCTTTAGCAAGAACACTTAAGCCAAATATCTTGGACTTCAATATAAGTTCTCTTGTATAACTCTGTGAACCAACACAAATTAGAATCCGATCCACATCAATTTGTGTGGCCCAAGCGACTGCAAGACCACTAAATTTCCCTTCGTATTTAGTGCAAACTATATTCACACCATGTGTCAACATATCATATCTAAGTTTCATCTTTAATCCCTTTTTAAATTCTCCTAAAATAATGTTCTAAAATAAAATTTTGTCAACCTTTTATTTTCTAATTTTCTAAAACTTCTTTATTCAAAATTCTTCAACCTCAAAAATATAAAAAGAACTTTGTCTTAATCCTTGACAAAAAAATTTTTTGCTTATATTTATTTTATAAAATAAATGGATTACGAAAGCTTTTTTGGATTAAAAGAGAAGCCTTTTTCTACTTCTCCAGATGAGAGGTTTTATTATGATAGCCCTCAGCATTCTAAGGCTTTAAAAAAGATCCTTCATTGTATTGATAATAGATTAGGGCTTTCTCTTTTAGTAGCTGATATAGGAATGGGAAAAACAACATTGGCAAGAAGATTACTTAATATGCTATCCTCTGATGAATCTTATGAGGTTTCTCTTCTAATAGTAATACATCCAGATGTCTCAGCTGGATGGTTTCTTAAAAAAATTTCTTTACAATTAGGGGTTGAAGATAAAGGAGATGATAGAGAAAAAATAATTACTGGATTATATGACAAATTGCAGGAGTATTATGAAAAAAAGAAGAAAGTTGCAGTATTAATAGATGAAGGAAATATGCTTAGAAAAAAAGACACAATGGAAGAAATTAGAGGTCTTCTTAATATTGAAGCTGATTCTCATCACCTTTTGAACTTTGTAATTTTTGGCTTACCAGAAATGGAAGAGAATCTCAAACAAGATGAAGCTTTATACGAAAGAACTGCTGTAAGAACAACTCTCCAACCTTTAGATCTCCCCACCGTAAAAGAATATATAGCTCATCGTATTAAAGTTGCAGGAGGAAGCTCTATGCCTTTTACTGAAGCTTCTTTAAATTTAATTCATAAATTTTCAAGAGGAAAGCCAAGATCTATCAATATAATATGTGAAAATGCCTTATTAGAGGCTTTCCTCGAAAAGAAGAAAGTGATAGAACCTGAAATAATGAATGTGGTATTAAAAGACTTAGGACTTTTGGAGGAAAAAAATGGTTAACTTTATAAAAGGAGAAGGAGGAGGAAACGATTTTGTCCTAATGAATTATAATCCAAAATATGATTATTCTAAACTTGCCGTTTGGATATTAAATAGAAGATATGGAGTTGGGGGAGATGGTCTTGTTGTAATGAATGGAAAAAAAATGAAATTTTACAATCCAGACGGAAGCAACGTCCCTTTCTGCGGGAATGCAGTAAGAGTTTTCTTTCGTTTGTTATATATGAAAGGAAAGGTAAAAGAAAAAGATGAAATTGAAACAGAATCAGGGATTGTTCAGCTTGTTTATAATAAAAATGGAACTGTATCAGCTCTTATGCCTCCTTTAAAAATTTTAGAAAGAAGAAAAAAAGGAGCTATTGTTGAATGCGGTGTTCCCCACTATGTAATTCCTGTAAACGATGTAGACAAAATTAATCTCCAGATAGATGGGCCTAAACTCTCGAACGCTATCCCTGGAAGAAATAATGTAGATTGGTTCAGAGAAGAAAATGGCTTCGTTTATATGAGAGTTTTTGAACGAGGTGTAGAGGGAGAAACTCTTTCCTGCTCTTCAGGAATTGCCTCCGTATCATTCTTTGTAATGGAGGAAACTGGAAAAAATAAACTTAAAGTTAAAATGAGAGGTGGAGAATTTGAAACAGAAAGAGAAAGTGAAAATAGACTCTGGCTTACTGGAGAAGCAAACATTGTATTTAAAGGTAGTTTACTGAAAGGAGTTCCTTTTGCCAAGAGAGAAAAAACTTGATATAGGGTTAACATTTGGAGACGTTCTATTAGAACCTGGGTATTCTGAAGTTCTACCCCAGGAGGTAGATATTAATAGTAAATTCAGCAGAAATATCGGCCTTAAACTTCCCATTGTATCTGCAGCTATGGATACTGTAACAGAAGAAGAAATGGCAATTGCAATTGCTTTACAAGGGGGCCTCGGAATTATTCACAGAAACCTATCAATAGAAGCACAAGCAAACCAAGTAAGAAAGGTGAAAAGATTTGAAAGCGTTCTCATCCCTGATCCTATAACAGTTAGCCCCTCCTTTACAATTCGTGAAGTTAAGGAAATAATGAAAGCTTATAAAATTTCTGGAGTTCCGGTAGTTAGTGAGGACGGCAGATTGAAAGGTATAATAACAAAAAGTGATTTAATATTTGAAGAAGATGAAACAAAAAAAATTAAAGAAATTATGACACCAAGGGAAAAATTGATTACAGGAGAAAAAGGCATTTCAATAGAAAAAGTAAAAGAATTATTTAGAAAACATAAAGTAGAAAAACTTCCTTTAGTGGATAATGATGACCGCTTAGTAGGTCTGATCACCCTTAGAGATATTTTAAAAAGAAAAGAATTTCCAAGAGCTAACATAGATGAGGAAGGACGCCTTTATTGCGGTGCAGCTGTAGGTGTTGGAGAAGATACTATAGATAGAGCCAAAGAACTTCTTTCTGCAGGAGTTGATTGCCTCGTTATAGACACAGCTCATGGTTACACTAAAAAAGTCTTTGAAGTAACAAAAAAATTACGAAAAATCTGTGATAAAGATCTTATTGTTGGGAACGTAGTGACTGAGGAAGCAGCAAAAGAGCTATTAAAACTTGATGTAGATGGTATAAAAGTAGGGGTTGGGCCTGGCTCTATTTGTACAACCAGAGTCATAAGTGGCATAGGTGTACCCCAATTAACTGCTATTCAGAGAGTAGCAAAAGCTGTAAAAGGTAAAGTTCCTATAATAGCTGATGGAGGAATTGTCTTCTCGGGAGACATTACTAAAGCGCTTGCTGGAGGAGCAGATTCTGTTATGATAGGAAATCTCCTCGCAGGAACAGATGAAGCTCCTGGAGAATCCATGCTTTTAGAAGGGAGAAGATTCAAAGTTTATAGAGGAATGGGTTCTATTGATGCAATGGAAAAGGGAAGCAAAGATCGTTATTTTCAAACAGGAAAATTAGTTCCTGAGGGAGTTGTTTCTCGGGTCCCTCACAAAGGCCCAGTGAGTGAGGTTCTCTTCCAACTTGAAGGAGGTCTTAGAGCAGGTATGGGTTATGTAGGCGCAAGAAATATAAAAGAATTAAGGAAAAAGGCAAAATTTATTCGGGTAACCACAGCTGGTCTTACAGAAAGCCATCCTCACAATGTAAAAATAATAAAAGAACCTCCAAATTATGAAGTTTTAGAAGACTAAATGGAGCTCCGAAAATGATCTTACATGGAACAACAATCTTAGGTGTTAGAAAAGATGGAATTGTCGCTATGGGGAGTGATGGACAGGTCACATTTAACGAAACAATACTAAAAGCTAACGCAAAAAAAATACAGGTTCTAAGAGAAGGAGAAGTTCTTGTAGGTTTTGCAGGTTCTGTTGCAGATTCACTAACTCTATGCTCTATGTTTGAAGAACAAATAAATAAATACCCAAAAAATATTTCTAAAGCAGTTATTGAATTTGCAAAGCAATGGAGAAAAGATAAATATCTAAGAAGATTAGAAGCTCTTCTTGGAGTAATGAATAAAGAAGAATCTTTTATTTTATCTGGAAGTGGAGAAGTAATTAGACCGGATGATGGTCTAATAGGGATAGGTTCAGGAGGAGCATATGCAATATCAGCAGCAAGGGCTTTAATAAGATATTCTTCTCTAGACGCCCCTTCAATTGTCGAGATATCAATAAAACTCGCTTCTGAAATTTGCGTTTATACAAATGATAACATTTCAATAGAGGTGATAAAATGAAAGAAATAGAAGAATTCAAATTAGAAGATGAAACAAAAGATGAATTAGATATAAAACCAAAAGATATTGTTAGGGAGTTAGATAGATATATAATAGGACAAGACGAGGCAAAAAAAGCTGTAGCAATTGCTATTAGAAATCGATGGAGAAGGCAAAAAGTTGAAGAGTCTATGAGGAAAGAAATATATCCAAATAACATAATAATGATTGGACCAACAGGTGTGGGTAAAACTGAAATCGCAAGACGCTTATCCCTTATAATAAAGGCTCCATTTATAAAAACAGAAGCTACGAAATTTACTGAGATTGGTTATGTGGGAAGAGATGTGGAATCA encodes:
- a CDS encoding malectin domain-containing carbohydrate-binding protein, producing MKNKNIFILFLSLSLLGKTDGTTGLPLGGVGTGAIKYSACSGKFTANFRTPTRNGDYQNLPNTQFQLFTQRGDSILTCALLKAQEINGRVDDDAVFPLHWVNFGKWNNVGVKMTAYLPYYPDSLPLLCHPGATFEFTVENLESSYVTVAIAFQINTPITPVGIPDTGLLASDSSLELCLIGKIHNGSGNLTYGNDTGFFTSGLCNNTLTGTTNRVAIRVSLSSYEKRSLRFILAWYKPNEKEHYQYTNFWNNAKEVAISALHNFDAFKSKAEELVLRMRSSNLPEWLIDQTLNSTINLINNSVYFQDGRYCHTEGQWSPEGTMDQMWHARQIYTMINPNLAWQELKWWARTQHIMNYPGQIHHDFGTNFNYCEWDDTEHPDYRPIYEWVDLNCGFIISVYEAFIATADLDKLSYFWPYLKKAGERILTQVQLYGSSEYPYTFESSLSTYDAGGNSQAYNTGLSIVAYQIMSYLAKIMGEVEIASIYQNAFEVAVENFEKRWLDNTYPCGIYCESALGGPWIANFLKFDPFWEKQKLDALYYTLFNYYDPLNKGLGYPNGSYSEWQPYLVGHFGGFSLQTRRSNIWLRLQKDMYERNYLNRNLVFNEQLGIPPKVSLPTWIATSSSGTNQYISIPVLWRNYYNLIGFHYNKYSKELWLEPILFDSLNHELQNALIITPDGYAKISYTTYGDSYQNQQIVFIPDNSIEVSSIYVWDLYTDSIDIVQVNGIKTTYLRTGNGDQSHLKINWSGTITNSGITIKIEGKAKPSIGIPEPPENLRGLTLNSSQILLSWSPVEGENIGYIVEINTKEGFKTLDTTSDTSYLETGLLKNTAYKYRIRSYNTQHISNPTNELLVTTKDGGNGEVIFAINSGGETYLSKDGIEYINDATTGWVSGGSIYSTTNPIEGTLDDKLYQSERYGDFSYNIPLENGFYELVLKFAEIYWENPGSRIFHVEAEGEHLIRNLDLLFRTEKNTAYDVVIPVELKDGELNINFITKINNAKLSAMEIRKGEGNVNNPDSSQIPKQYFIKQNYPNPFNSITNIDFGLPEETQVKITIYNLIGEKLAIILDEKKEAGYHSITFSGANLPKGVYFYKIEANNFSQTKKLILIK
- a CDS encoding flavin reductase family protein, with the protein product MKLRYDMLTHGVNIVCTKYEGKFSGLAVAWATQIDVDRILICVGSQSYTRELILKSKIFGLSVLAKGQEEIARKFGRQSSKKVDKFKNIAYHTLKTGSPLLNDCIAVFDCEVEKVFDYNDTKLIVGKIVAAEFIRKEYEPLVYKEKDY
- the hslV gene encoding ATP-dependent protease subunit HslV, coding for MILHGTTILGVRKDGIVAMGSDGQVTFNETILKANAKKIQVLREGEVLVGFAGSVADSLTLCSMFEEQINKYPKNISKAVIEFAKQWRKDKYLRRLEALLGVMNKEESFILSGSGEVIRPDDGLIGIGSGGAYAISAARALIRYSSLDAPSIVEISIKLASEICVYTNDNISIEVIK
- a CDS encoding AAA family ATPase, producing MDYESFFGLKEKPFSTSPDERFYYDSPQHSKALKKILHCIDNRLGLSLLVADIGMGKTTLARRLLNMLSSDESYEVSLLIVIHPDVSAGWFLKKISLQLGVEDKGDDREKIITGLYDKLQEYYEKKKKVAVLIDEGNMLRKKDTMEEIRGLLNIEADSHHLLNFVIFGLPEMEENLKQDEALYERTAVRTTLQPLDLPTVKEYIAHRIKVAGGSSMPFTEASLNLIHKFSRGKPRSINIICENALLEAFLEKKKVIEPEIMNVVLKDLGLLEEKNG
- the guaB gene encoding IMP dehydrogenase — protein: MPREKKLDIGLTFGDVLLEPGYSEVLPQEVDINSKFSRNIGLKLPIVSAAMDTVTEEEMAIAIALQGGLGIIHRNLSIEAQANQVRKVKRFESVLIPDPITVSPSFTIREVKEIMKAYKISGVPVVSEDGRLKGIITKSDLIFEEDETKKIKEIMTPREKLITGEKGISIEKVKELFRKHKVEKLPLVDNDDRLVGLITLRDILKRKEFPRANIDEEGRLYCGAAVGVGEDTIDRAKELLSAGVDCLVIDTAHGYTKKVFEVTKKLRKICDKDLIVGNVVTEEAAKELLKLDVDGIKVGVGPGSICTTRVISGIGVPQLTAIQRVAKAVKGKVPIIADGGIVFSGDITKALAGGADSVMIGNLLAGTDEAPGESMLLEGRRFKVYRGMGSIDAMEKGSKDRYFQTGKLVPEGVVSRVPHKGPVSEVLFQLEGGLRAGMGYVGARNIKELRKKAKFIRVTTAGLTESHPHNVKIIKEPPNYEVLED
- the dapF gene encoding diaminopimelate epimerase, with translation MVNFIKGEGGGNDFVLMNYNPKYDYSKLAVWILNRRYGVGGDGLVVMNGKKMKFYNPDGSNVPFCGNAVRVFFRLLYMKGKVKEKDEIETESGIVQLVYNKNGTVSALMPPLKILERRKKGAIVECGVPHYVIPVNDVDKINLQIDGPKLSNAIPGRNNVDWFREENGFVYMRVFERGVEGETLSCSSGIASVSFFVMEETGKNKLKVKMRGGEFETERESENRLWLTGEANIVFKGSLLKGVPFAKREKT